Proteins encoded within one genomic window of Setaria italica strain Yugu1 chromosome IV, Setaria_italica_v2.0, whole genome shotgun sequence:
- the LOC101772437 gene encoding ethylene-responsive transcription factor 12, whose product MRYHGVQKYGRRYAATLLNPFVKKVIWLSSYGTPAEAAYAYDAAARSVIRHWARLNFPELSPAAREVAAVDLTRMRRAPEPAHQQQPALRRQALLIRCWAPEPAGAAPPAFPFQREVTPQVYRVHYRPFSAAIGGELYATPFVLGVHDLNEPMPNAPASSALSSTKPGLAAAAPNRRELPNPSAMAMEPDQSVVGDNFTYVDGASLPAAPTFGWVW is encoded by the coding sequence ATGAGGTACCATGGCGTGCAGAAGTACGGCAGGAGGTACGCCGCCACGCTCTTGAACCCGTTCGTGAAGAAGGTGATCTGGCTCAGCTCGTACGGGACTCCCGCGGAGGCCGCGTACGCCTACGACGCCGCGGCGAGGAGTGTGATTAGGCACTGGGCCAGGCTCAACTTCCCCGAGCTCTCGCCGGCGGCAAGGGAGGTCGCCGCGGTGGATCTCACGCGGATGAGACGCGCTCCGGAGCCCgcacaccagcagcagccggctcTTCGACGTCAGGCGCTGCTCATCCGCTGCTGGGCTCCTGAGCCGgctggcgccgcgccgccggcgttcCCGTTCCAGCGCGAGGTGACACCACAGGTCTATCGGGTCCACTACCGTCCATTTTCCGCAGCCATCGGGGGTGAACTCTACGCCACGCCTTTCGTGCTGGGCGTGCACGATCTCAACGAGCCAATGCCCAACGCTCCGGCAAGCAGCGCACTGAGTAGCACGAAGCCCGGCTTGGCTGCCGCGGCCCCTAACCGCCGCGAGCTGCCCAACCCGTCGGCAATGGCCATGGAGCCCGACCAGTCCGTGGTCGGGGATAACTTCACTTACGTCGACGGTGCATCCTTGCCTGCTGCGCCTACGTTCGGCTGGGTGTGGTAA